The DNA region GAACTATGTCTAGCAGCTTATCAACAATTATTTGACATTGACCATAGAAAAAAAGTAGTTCCAATTAAATTTTACTATTTAATTCAGCCAAGCATTATCTAGTGTCCTCACATATACTTTGTAAGGAAATCTTGtaaaaactttaagaaaaaGGTACTTCATATATTTAACTGAAGTTTCTCAAAGTATACTAGAGTTAGTCTGAAAGAAGCCTGCACAAGCTAACAATATTATAGGTATAGGGTATATTAAGAACTGCATTTTGATTCTTGTTTGAGATTGAGACATAGTTCTTGTTCGCTTAACAGGTTTATGCAACATCCAAATTTATATCATATAATATGAATTGTATCCCAAAATTCAGGATCGGAACTTTACTCTAATTCATCAATCATTCTTACCTCATAGACAGTAAAAGAGACCTCAACTGGTCCATTCTTGTAAACTTCAAGTTCTTGTTCGTTTAACAGGTTTATGCAACATCCAAATTTATATCATATGATATGAATTGTATCCCAAAATTCAGGATCGGAACTTTACTCTACTTCATCGATCATTCTTACCTCATAGACAGTAAAAGAGACCTCAACTGGTCCATTCTTGTAAACTTCTGTCATAATACTGTACGGATCGGAGCTGATAATGTATGCATTGACGCCGAAATGCTTGGACTTGGTCCAGAGTAGATTCTGTTTAACACACTTCCTCTGACACTTGGGGGTGGGATATGCAGGTTCACATCCAGGGTGGGAACATCCCTCATTATCAAAGTAAGGGTCACACTGCCAGAATATACTATATATTAGTTGGGTACAAGGATCCACTCTATCATTTTTTGATTGGTATAAGGATCCACAATATCTGAATGATGTAATTTCTCTGAAGTACAATGAGTCAAGAACAAAACCATATACCTCTTCTGTGACCACACCCTTGCGGACAAAGTATTGCCAAGCTTGTAATGGATATCCACCATCACAACCATCCCCACAGAAAAATCCACAGCATGCTAAGATATCATTTGCTGACAAAGAGATATTCTGCGACACACATTAAAATTGAACATTAGTGATACTAGATAGAATAGAACTTGCAAGTTTTTGCACCAAGAAATGAATTTACCAATCCATAATGAATACAGAAACGATCAGACAGTGACTCAGCAGCACCAAAGGCCCAACAAGAACCACAGTGTCCCTGAAATACAAACAATCAGATTATTAGAGTAACTGGAAAGAGCAATTAGCAAATTTAGGGGGAAAAACAAATAAGTGAAACTACAAGTCACCTGATCTGCGACGCGAGATAGTACCAGCGCGTGACATCAAAACATAGAAATCATCAGTACCCCTATGTAGAATTATAGCATTAAGCCAAGCACGAAAGTGAAGAAACTAACCAAGAATTCTCCCAATAGTGCTACAGTTAGGCCAAGCCACTCGTGCATCAAACTCTTGTGGTAACTTCGAAAGTTTTGGATGACTTAAAACAGGAATGCCCTTTAAATCTCCCTTTCTTGTGGGCTTAACTCCAAGAAGACGCTTAAATTGGGAAACCTGTGAATGAAGGGCGCACGTACTCATGAAATGAGTGGTGATGGATAGAGCATTGCACAAAAGAAAGTGCAACTAAGTTTGTCCTAACAAAATATGCAGCTTTACAGAAATCTCACCGTTAGATTCGAGAATCGAGGGTTAAAGGCAGCTTTCCATCCagctttttcattttcattaacTTGTTTAACAATTGAGTCCTGTATGACCATTCAAAAAGAGTCCATCACCTTTTAGTTAGATCAGAGTACAACGACAGTAATATCTTCCCCATCATGAAGGAAATTGTACCTGAAGGATTGCAGATTCAGCTTTGGCTTGGGATATTGGATTTTCTGCAACAACCTGCTTGCCgttcaaaaaaaatatgatcATTATAACAAAGGTGCTCAACGATGGACTACACGAGGAATAACTAATCCTATGTACAGGCTTCAGTAAATATGGTACTTTAACCAACCAAGACTATGCTTTCACATTAAAACATCCACCAGCGAAACATCCACCAGCGAACTGTCAAACTTCTTAATACTCCTAAATTAAATCCATAACATCCTAGACATTGACGATATAACCCTCGGGCCTAACTCAAACCCAAAAGTCAGCTCATTAGAGGAGGATTCTCCAAGTCCATATAAGCAGATCACCAGTCCGCTACATGTAGAGATACATAAACATATATTCCAGACAATATCTACACACATAAGACtatccccccaccccccaccccacacacacacaaagggAAAACAAACAAACAGACCCAAGCAGACCTCCTCCTCATGTATTGCAGGCAACCTAAACTGAAgcttcaagaaacaattaaaagATTTCTCTTTTAGGAGTACATTGTTAATCAATTAACCATCATCATGATTACCAAGATTAGGCCCAAACCAAaagctaaaaagaaaagaaaaaacacaacAAGTCAACAAAAAAGACATGTGGGGCTTTTGTCTGATACAATCACTTAATCCATCTATTCATCTAAAGCCatataaaccaaaccaatcatccaaaaacacaaaaatatgaagaatcaagaaacgaacctgtaaaataaaaatagagacAGCAACCAAAAGCAGAAGTGTAGCTAAGGACATTTGATTCATCCCCATTAGTTGGAGTTCTCCAATTGTTGTTTTGGTAATGAAGGAACCCCAAAAATATATAGATACAGAAAAAGGATAAATCAATTATTGGCTCGTCTTTGTTGACGTATTGAAATAGACTATCTTTATTATTGATCTCCTTTAGGATATTTTGAATTAAAGAATTGGACAGTGAAAAAAAGCTTAACGAATATTTGTCGTGCTTAGTTAAAAGTATTTGTCATATTATTtattcaagataaaattaattaattttttttttcattttactattttattagTTATAttaatgggctgattttgtgagtTTTTACACTAATATTTAGCAGGTTTTATTAATAGAGTAAATATTTGTTGAGGAGACAACATGATAAAATATGtaaaaaggataaaatagtcaaaatgttatttttataaATGCTTTCTTAATAGGCCTATAAACGAAAAATCGACAATGGAGATGTTGGAACgaatattttgtgaaatgaTGGATAGGTTTAATTGGATGTTTGGGGTTCGTTAGGAGGGAGTAAATATTTCTGATTCCGATGTCTGCCAAACTGAAGGTGTCCATATTGAGGACCACGTGTGATTTTGTTATTGGATAAGGGAGTGTACTAATTATGTCATTTTCAAGATGAATTAACGAGTGAGATCTCTTATCATGTTTTTGGCTGAAATTGAAGAGGAATTCCTTCAAGTTGGGAGtccattttttatattatattcctTTGAAGTGAATGACACTCTGCACTTGCTGTTTTAACATTATTGGAAGAATGGGTggcaatttcaattttttgttcttttatgaaaataaaatataatgtaGTGGGTCCGGTAAATGTACTGTAATGAATAAAGTTGCACGGTtcgtccttcaaatgggctgattttaagttttgtccttcgAAACCGAGTTTATGTGTAACGGGGCATAAGTTCTTCAAATAAATCAATCAGgcataatttataaatattatgatataaaaatataaatttatactcaTTAAAGTTATTGGTCTTGggtggacaaaaattaaagaccaggaCAAAATTGGGACacaagtgcaaatgacccatttAACTTGTGTGAACAACTCGGATGGGATGGCAAGGCAATTGGCGCAGGCGTGCCCACTGTTTCAGTTAGTAGCCTAGTCCCCAAACTTTATTGTTAGCAgtaacaaataaaattattcTCAAGTCATAAAGTTGAAAACCGAAATGAATAACATAAATGAAACAGgattattatttatgaatgaTACACATAAAATCGACGAGATAAATTATTATGCAAGTACATATATAAGTTTTTCTCGTCCCCAGTAGTATCATATTATTTATGTAGTGTCCTGTTGAAGAAATACTAGTACTCGTAGCATTTCATATTGAGGCATCAAGGAAAGCATCATCAAGTTCCACTTTCAGATTTCTTGGTGAAGGCAACCCTGCCACCACATTTTGTTCAATGCCACACTCATTTGTTCCTCTTCTGATCTTGAAGAATCCGTCCTGTCATGTCATCATGGAGAGATATACATTATATTCATCATTTGGAGAAGAAGCTTTATACAAATAGAATTTAACTTCACAATGTGTGACTTGTTTAAGCAATCAGATTAAGGTGACATATGACAACAttctataattattttaatttagtaTAAATGCAGTAATAACCCGGTTAAAAAACGTCGATTGATTTTGCAAAACATTATTTACACTGTCAGTATAGTTAGCGCATCTACTACAACAAGTTCGCATGTCCATGTTCAAGGAATATGAAAGCAAAGGGAGAAAATAGAGGACATACATCACCCCATTCTGTGTTCCAAGAATTAGCAATGAGCTGCAAGAAGACATAAAGAATTAAGGTGATTAAATTTTGACAAAGTGATATGATTCTTTTAAATACAAGATAGAAAACCACAGCTTGAACATATACATCAACATACCCAATAGTTCTGTCCTTGCTCACTAGTTCCCCATCCAATAACCTTAACAGCATGGCCTGCCAAACGTTTCCCTGTTACATGCTTGTAAACTCCTGACTTGTAGTGAGCAAAATCCTGTGATCAACGAAAAAGTTTTAAATCATTGAATACAGGAAAGTATTGCTAAGAAAAAACAATCAGTTCTAATCAAAGTAAACAATTAATGTTCTATTTAAAACTGTATGATGACAAAACTTAGAATATTGAAACTTTACACTTCTTGTTAATTACCTGGTACACAGTAAAAGAGACCTCAACTGGTCCATTTTTGTATATTTCCGCCATGATATTGCGGATATTACGGTTGATCCTGTATGCATTGACACCATAATGCTTTGATTTCCCCCATAACAGGTTCTTCTTGACACACTTCCTATTACACTTTGGGGTGCGATATACCGGTGAACAACCAGGGTGGGGACATCCAATACTATCAAAGTAAGGATCACACTGCCAGCATAAACTTTTAATTTGTTAGCCATTGATCAGAAAAAGCTACACTACATTACACTACTCTAGATGTAATTTCACTGAGGTGATAACAAGTCACCATTTTACCTCTTCCGTGACCACTCCCACACGTTTAAAGTATTGCCATGCTGCTAGAGGATTTCCGCCATTGCAACCTTTCCCGCATAAAAAGCCACAGCACGCTAAGAGATCATTTACAGAGAGAGAGACACTCTGCATTACACATTAAAAGTTGACATCAGTGACCATACTGTAGTGAGATTTCATAAATGTTCTGTGCTAAGATGAGGTGGTGGTTACGCGTTTGGCCCATCAGAAAGAATCAGGCTTGTGCAAGCTAGGCAGTCACAACGTTCAACAGAATTTACCTTGTTTAAATGGATACAGAAACGATCAGACAGCGCCTCAACAGCACCAAAAGCCCAACAAGAACCGCAATGTCCCTGATCTGTGATTCAAATTTGTCCCAATGATTGATGTGCAAAGATGGAAAATATTAGCATCTTCTATTATAAAATTATAACTTAAAGGACCAAGCAAGAAAGTGAAGTAACTGACCCAGAATTTTTCCAATTGTGCTGCATTGAGGCCACGCCTTTCGTGCGTCAAATTCCTTGGGTAACTTCATAAGGTTTGGATGAGTTACAACAGGAATTCCCTCCAAATCACCTTCTCTTGCAGGCAGAACTCCAAGTAGGCGCTTAAATTGGGAAACCTGTGACGACCAAATTATATGGACATAATTATAAATGCATGTTTTGGGTGTATAGCTGCAAAATTGAATTGGGAAGTATGAGACATCCCactaaaagaaaaagcaaatgtACGTCATTGGTTTACAAGTTGctttattttcaagattactGATCCACTTATCTTTTAGGTGACATTATAGTGTAAAAGTTCTTTTACACTGTTAGACATTTAGAAGTTAAATTCTTTAGGtactatatgatatgatggtctcACCGTGAAATTCGATAGTTGAGGGTTGAATGCAGCTTCCCATCCAGCTTCGGCATTCTCATTGACAGTTTTGACGATCGAGTCCTACATTATATTATCATCCAAAAATTAAGGAATCTCATTTTTAAAACTAGACCTTAGCACAATGACAATAACATTATCTTGTTGAATCATGAAGAGAAGATCATACTTGTAGGATTAGTGCAGATTCATCAAGTTTAGCTTCAGATATTGGCTTCTCTGCAGCAACCTGCTTTCAAGAAGAACACATGCAGCAATTCTTTATATTCATCAATACCAAAAAGGGTAATCCAAATAATCAATATAAACTAAACCATCAGCTATATAACAGACCTGTAAGACAAGGATAAACAAAGCACCCAAAAGCAAAGGACTTGCTAAAGATTTGAAAGTCATGGCCATCTTAATTAGCTTCTCTTTTAGCTTTCAAATTTTGGTGTGGAAATGGAGGAATTTCAAAGGTATATATAGATAGAGGAATACAAGAATAGGAGATTAACAATCAATTTTTAAACACAACGTGATGGCTACTGGTGGTTTTTTTATAGTAAGATATTTTTGGATACTCTTTGATTAAAGAATTTGATCAAGTTAGTCAGGTAAGATATTTTTGGATACTCTTTGATTAAAGAATTTGATCAAGTTAGTCACGTTTTATATTTCCCAAAAGTCTAGTTCATATTGGAACGGTAGGTATTCTAGTTGACTATTTTATAAGCAATACTgaattctctctctctcgtaCCTTATGATTTATGAGTTATCACACGGCGAAAAATTTTAATaaggagatttcaagaaataatacactaattttatttatttatatatagtgTATTTATGAGTTATCATAGAGCCAGAAATTTTAATaaggagatttcaagaaataatacactaattttatttatttatatatagtgtacataatttttatttatttatatatataggacAATTTTTCAGGGAAGAAGATTCATTTAGATCAGTTGGCCATACATAGCTCCGCCAATTTTGGTCCACATCAATTTTTAAGTCTCCATGTGAGATTGCTTGAGGAAAAAATTAGTCATAGGGATGTGAGTTACATGTGCACAACAGTTAATGTTGCCCTTAATCGAAGTTAATGTCTCTTAGCTTCCGTTAATCATTGGAttaaaatgaatatttaatttaattgaaagCCAAACGTGCTTAGATAAATAATGGAGGAACTATAACTAGAATAAAATAATCACTCAAGGTAATAACACAACACTCGGCATCATGCACCAATCGGAGCTGTCGTATCGGGTTTTTAAGCGCGGTTTACGTTTCACCATGTGGTTTGTAGAGTTTACGAGGCCGGGGAGTTATGCTATGTGCACCTAAAAGATAGCGGCTGTGGGTTTCCtggaatttcaaaaataataattcaaaacaCTATTAGTTGTAAAAGCAAATGGATATCACGTTTTAGCTGCGGCCTGCGGGTTTCCccggaatttcaaaaaaataattcaaaacattatttttataaaagcaaatggaTATCACGGTAAAAATCAACATTATCTCCCAAAATTGACTTAAAAATCAAAGCCTCCCCCATTTTTTCTATGTATAATTattagttcatcttttaattagtGATTCAGTACACccatcattaaaaaaaaaaaaaaaaaaaaaaaaaaaaaattaagaagaagatcttgactattttgaaattgaatctctatatattaaaaaaataaaaaaatccgtTAAGGTCATAAAATGCAGTAACAAGCAGGATAAACAATTTgagaaagtgaatgaaatgtAAAACTAAATGATATTTAACCCAAAACATATGTGAAAATTGGACAGATATTCTATTCTGAAAGTATAAATTATTCCAATTATATTATTCAAGTCAATCAATAACGTGAAATTCTCAGGGATAACATGTTAGCTTATTTGTAATTGTGAGATGTGACAGAAGACTTAGTATTGTACTAATATTATAGAATTCGATTAAGTCAGTTTCATCCTTCCCAAAGCCagttatatacaaaaattcaaactattttttgttaatgattttctttttgagaAATTCACCCACCTCTGCAAAGTAAGAGGTGTTTTCACTAAATTACCTTAATAAAATAGTGTCTATTTAATATGATTTCTCGGTTGTGCAACACTTATTTAAATTAAggtaaatttataaaaaataatcagcatcttcttgattatgtaaaaacaaattatttaatttgcaCTAAATATAAAAGCTAAAAGTGTCATATTAAATTATCTGGGGGAATAGCTTCAAAAATTTGTCAAATTGATAGTTTGTTTGGTCAA from Lycium ferocissimum isolate CSIRO_LF1 chromosome 2, AGI_CSIRO_Lferr_CH_V1, whole genome shotgun sequence includes:
- the LOC132041134 gene encoding cathepsin B-like protease 3 is translated as MGMNQMSLATLLLLVAVSIFILQVVAENPISQAKAESAILQDSIVKQVNENEKAGWKAAFNPRFSNLTVSQFKRLLGVKPTRKGDLKGIPVLSHPKLSKLPQEFDARVAWPNCSTIGRILDQGHCGSCWAFGAAESLSDRFCIHYGLNISLSANDILACCGFFCGDGCDGGYPLQAWQYFVRKGVVTEECDPYFDNEGCSHPGCEPAYPTPKCQRKCVKQNLLWTKSKHFGVNAYIISSDPYSIMTEVYKNGPVEVSFTVYEDFAHYKSGVYKHVTGDVMGGHAVKLIGWGTSEDGEDYWLLANQWNRGWGDDGYFKIRRGTNECGIEEEVVGGLPSARNLNVELDVSDAFLDASM
- the LOC132041131 gene encoding cathepsin B-like protease 2; the protein is MAMTFKSLASPLLLGALFILVLQVAAEKPISEAKLDESALILQDSIVKTVNENAEAGWEAAFNPQLSNFTVSQFKRLLGVLPAREGDLEGIPVVTHPNLMKLPKEFDARKAWPQCSTIGKILDQGHCGSCWAFGAVEALSDRFCIHLNKSVSLSVNDLLACCGFLCGKGCNGGNPLAAWQYFKRVGVVTEECDPYFDSIGCPHPGCSPVYRTPKCNRKCVKKNLLWGKSKHYGVNAYRINRNIRNIMAEIYKNGPVEVSFTVYQDFAHYKSGVYKHVTGKRLAGHAVKVIGWGTSEQGQNYWLIANSWNTEWGDDGFFKIRRGTNECGIEQNVVAGLPSPRNLKVELDDAFLDASI